From a single Eleginops maclovinus isolate JMC-PN-2008 ecotype Puerto Natales chromosome 2, JC_Emac_rtc_rv5, whole genome shotgun sequence genomic region:
- the zgc:56622 gene encoding LOW QUALITY PROTEIN: aldo-keto reductase family 1 member B1 (The sequence of the model RefSeq protein was modified relative to this genomic sequence to represent the inferred CDS: inserted 1 base in 1 codon) → MEEPKVSRSIELNDGSLMPALGLGTWKPSPISPSLVQGAVEAAIAAGYRHIDTAFSYNNEAYIGKALRSKMRQGIIRRQDMFIVSKLCDTYHAPEDIPVCLDKSLKDLQLDYLDLYLVHFPVGLKKMGDEXFPEKDGKILSSDIDYVDVWRGMEALQASGKVKSIGVSNFSVLQLQRLLALCRVPPAVNQIELHPYLVQTEMIEFCKSKNIVLTAYSPFGSPGRPVELQRGDTDPLKLLEDPVVADIAKKHRHSAAQVLLRYHVQQGVTVIPKSDRPHHILENTKIFDFSLTEEDMRALRELDRGWRSCVQEEIKSHPYYPFV, encoded by the exons ATGGAGGAGCCAAAGGTGTCCCGGTCCATAGAGCTAAATGACGGCTCCCTGATGCCAGCGCTGGGGCTCGGGACCTGGAAG CCCTCCCCTATCTCCCCCTCCTTGGTGCAAGGTGCAGTGGAGGCAGCCATCGCGGCCGGTTACCGTCACATAGACACCGCCTTCAGCTACAACAACGAGGCTTACATCGGAAAGGCCCTGCGCTCCAAGATGCGGCAGGGCATCATCCGGCGCCAGGACATGTTCATCGTCAGTAAG CTGTGTGATACCTATCATGCCCCAGAGGACATCCCTGTGTGCCTGGAtaagtccctgaaagacctcCAGCTGGACTACCTTGACCTGTACCTCGTGCATTTCCCTGTTGGCCTAAAG AAAATGGGTGATG CTTTCCCGGAGAAAGATGGAAAGATATTGTCGTCTGACATCGACTATGTGGATGTGTGGAGG ggGATGGAGGCGCTGCAGGCCTCAGGGAAGGTGAAGAGCATCGGTGTGTCTAACTTCAGcgtcctgcagctgcagagactcCTGGCACTGTGCAGGGTCCCCCCCGCTGTCAACCAG ATCGAGCTGCATCCCTACCTGGTGCAGACTGAGATGATAGAGTTCTGTAAATCCAAGAACATCGTACTGACTGCCTACAGTCCGTTTGGCTCGCCTGGAAGACCCGTCGAGCt gcagagaggagacacTGATCCTCTGAAGCTGCTGGAGGACCCTGTGGTGGCAGATATCGCCAAGAAGCACAGACACAGCGCCGCACAG GTGTTGCTGAGGTACCACGTGCAGCAGGGTGTTACAGTCATCCCTAAGAGTGACAGGCCTCACCACAtcctggaaaacacaaag ATCTTTGACTTCAGTCTGACTGAAGAGGACATGCGAGCACTGAGAGAACTGGACCGCGGGTGGAGGTCCTGCGTGCAGGAGGA AATCAAGTCCCACCCGTACTACCCCTTTGTATGA